The segment ATCTTGATTCGCTTCTTTAACGCAGGTCGGAGGGAACGATTGGTAGGTGTCATGGTAGTTGTGCAGCGCCAAACCAAGTTGCTTCAGGTTGTTTTGGCATTGGCTGCGTCGAGCCGCTTCGCGGGCTTGTTGCACCGCCGGCAAGAGCAATGCGATGAGAACGCCGATGATGGCGATCACCACCAACAGTTCGACGAGCGTGAAGCCACGTCGCCGCAAGAAAGGAGTAGGCATAATGGAGGCTCCGAAATGGGACAACGAAAATGAATGATGGATAAGTGGGATTCGGTTATTTGCCTTCAAGCTGAAGGATGATTTCGTTGGGCTCCGGCTTTACTTCGACAGTGAAGTCCGTCGGCAACTTTCCGGGCAGCTTTGCGCTCGGATCTTGCACCGAGACCGTAACGCGATGCGTTCCGGGAATCGCACCGTCGCCGCTTTCATACGTGGAGAGGGTGAACTTCCCTTCCGCATCGGTCGCGCCCCCGGCCACTTTGCCGGGCCGATCGCTCGAGCCGGCGGTCTTAATCGGCATCAGTTGGACGTAGACGTCGGCTACTGGCTTGCCGTTGAATTCGACGCGTCCTTCTACCGGGGCGACTTCCATATTGGTTGATTGGGCGCCGCAACCGACA is part of the Blastopirellula sediminis genome and harbors:
- a CDS encoding DUF4198 domain-containing protein, with protein sequence MEVAPVEGRVEFNGKPVADVYVQLMPIKTAGSSDRPGKVAGGATDAEGKFTLSTYESGDGAIPGTHRVTVSVQDPSAKLPGKLPTDFTVEVKPEPNEIILQLEGK